A section of the Bacillus sp. HSf4 genome encodes:
- the mgsA gene encoding methylglyoxal synthase: MKIALIAHDRKKQDMIQLTTAYKHILKKHELFATGTTGLKITEATGLPIERFQSGPLGGDQQIGAMIAKNDIDLVIFLRDPLTAQPHEPDVSALIRLSDVYAIPLATNMGTAEILIRSVEEGALDFRKLVHGVDQDA, translated from the coding sequence TTGAAAATCGCTTTAATTGCCCATGACCGCAAAAAACAGGATATGATTCAACTGACAACCGCTTACAAACACATCCTAAAAAAACATGAACTGTTTGCAACGGGAACAACCGGTTTGAAAATCACGGAAGCGACAGGACTGCCCATCGAGAGATTTCAATCAGGACCGCTTGGCGGAGATCAGCAGATTGGCGCGATGATCGCAAAGAATGACATCGATCTCGTTATTTTTTTGCGGGACCCGCTGACTGCCCAGCCGCATGAACCTGATGTGTCGGCATTAATCCGTTTATCCGATGTATATGCGATCCCGCTTGCAACCAATATGGGAACGGCGGAAATTTTGATCCGGTCTGTTGAAGAAGGTGCGCTTGATTTTCGAAAGCTTGTTCATGGCGTGGATCAGGATGCTTGA
- the bshB1 gene encoding bacillithiol biosynthesis deacetylase BshB1, giving the protein MRMLDILAFGAHSDDVEIGMGGTIAKYTKKGYRIGICDLTRAELSSNGTVDTRKSEAALAADILGASPRISLALPDRGLFLSQEAIREAVSVIRKYKPKIVFVPYQKDRHPDHGHAADIVEEAVFSAGIHKYEDQNKQPAHKVQNIYYYMINGFHKPEFVIDISETINVKIESLKAYKSQFSRLQQSVETPLTNGYIETVEAREKLLGKEAGVQYAEGFFSKGTLLLNNDLFGG; this is encoded by the coding sequence ATCAGGATGCTTGATATACTGGCTTTTGGCGCACATAGCGACGATGTGGAAATCGGCATGGGAGGAACCATTGCCAAATATACTAAAAAAGGTTATCGAATCGGCATCTGCGATTTAACCCGGGCTGAATTGTCTTCAAACGGTACTGTCGATACGAGAAAAAGCGAAGCGGCACTGGCGGCTGACATTTTGGGCGCCAGTCCGCGGATTTCCCTCGCACTTCCTGACAGAGGGCTGTTCCTCAGCCAGGAAGCAATCAGGGAAGCAGTCTCCGTCATTCGGAAGTATAAGCCCAAGATCGTCTTTGTTCCTTATCAAAAAGACCGGCATCCTGACCATGGGCATGCGGCAGACATCGTCGAAGAAGCGGTTTTTTCCGCCGGAATACATAAATATGAAGATCAAAACAAACAGCCGGCGCACAAAGTGCAGAATATTTACTACTATATGATCAACGGTTTTCATAAACCTGAATTTGTCATCGATATTTCCGAGACGATCAATGTGAAAATCGAAAGCCTCAAGGCGTACAAGAGCCAGTTCAGCCGATTGCAGCAATCAGTGGAAACACCGTTGACAAACGGCTATATTGAAACGGTTGAGGCCAGGGAGAAGCTGTTGGGCAAAGAAGCCGGCGTCCAATATGCGGAAGGATTCTTTTCCAAGGGAACGCTTTTGTTAAACAATGATTTATTTGGGGGCTGA
- the panD gene encoding aspartate 1-decarboxylase — protein sequence MYRTLMSGKLHRARVTEANLNYVGSITIDEDLLDAVGMMANEKVQIVNNNNGARLETYIIPGERGSGVICLNGAAARLVQVGDVVIIVSYAMMSEEEAKTHKPKVAVLNEKNEIEQILGQEPARTIL from the coding sequence ATGTACCGAACGTTAATGAGCGGCAAGCTGCACAGAGCGCGAGTAACGGAAGCCAATTTAAATTATGTCGGCAGCATAACGATCGATGAAGATTTATTGGATGCTGTCGGAATGATGGCAAATGAAAAAGTGCAAATTGTAAATAATAATAACGGAGCCCGGCTGGAAACATATATTATTCCCGGTGAAAGGGGAAGCGGCGTCATTTGCTTAAATGGCGCGGCAGCTCGTCTCGTACAGGTCGGAGATGTCGTCATTATTGTCTCCTATGCAATGATGTCTGAAGAAGAGGCAAAGACCCACAAGCCGAAAGTAGCCGTTTTGAACGAAAAGAACGAAATCGAGCAAATCCTGGGTCAAGAGCCGGCCCGCACCATTCTGTAG
- the dinG gene encoding ATP-dependent DNA helicase DinG: protein MYNQRYVVIDVETTGNSPKKGDKIIQIAAVVIENGQITERFSKYVNPDQPIPAFIEQLTGITNEMVEREEPFSAIAEEIYELLSGSCFIAHNIHFDLGFVKHELMRAGFDELECDVLDTVELARIVFPRFDGYKLTELSEELNLQHENPHRADSDAEVTALIFLHMLEKLKRLPLPVLKAIRRLSWHLISDAQELLDRLIHEKDSRAELEAGYIKTGSFVIKEPVQTMEERGEEREPFNADPLIWEEDGGLRSLLEHFENRRGQTKMMKEVWTAFDHHEHVLIEAAAGIGKTIGYLVPAALRARQTGKPVVISTFTTLLQQQILTRDIPLLEQVFPFPIKAAVLKGRSHYISIHKFEHILQEEDDNYDAVLAKAQILVWLTDTETGDLSELNLPSGGKLLWDRISYDDRSFARNAPLREYCFYERAKAKAKQADLIITNHALLLTDEANKRTMHADTVIIDEAHHFERVAGEQFGARADYVSLHKKLMQLGTLKQKGLLKKAERLFRSAGFTSESFFQMDEWLSQLLEESDMFFTSVHSFVKRRKPKNDLNRLLYKVGKEQGRAWNRLEEGARRLCAMLFDMHGLFVEQMEKLSEQKSSFTSRQAFLLEEYQSCMVYLEEYGKKLGRLFFDPAEDEVVWIEIDAKGAKNAASVYAQPLDAGELLADRFFTEKKSVVLTSATLVVENSFSYMIKKLGLNDFYPRTLQIESPFSYDKRMKILIPTDISPINDHPESYIHDVSRSIKSLARQQNAKTLVLFTSHDMLRSVYQELKNDDDFPCQLLAQGISGGSPVKIMKLFKSYQHAVLLGTNHFWEGVDFPGDELTTLIIARLPFRPPDHPVESAKCERAKRMGESPFQAVSLPEAVLTFRQGIGRLLRTEEDSGTVVILDRRIRTSSYGRVFLQALPPASIEEPTLLELEDYVFRT, encoded by the coding sequence ATGTACAATCAACGATATGTAGTAATTGATGTGGAAACGACAGGGAACTCGCCCAAAAAAGGCGATAAAATAATTCAAATTGCAGCGGTTGTCATTGAAAATGGACAGATTACCGAACGTTTCTCCAAATATGTGAATCCGGATCAGCCGATCCCGGCTTTTATTGAACAGCTGACGGGAATCACAAACGAGATGGTTGAACGCGAAGAACCGTTTTCGGCCATTGCCGAAGAGATATATGAACTCCTTAGCGGCAGCTGTTTTATCGCCCACAACATTCACTTCGACCTCGGCTTTGTGAAACATGAGCTAATGCGGGCAGGCTTTGATGAACTTGAATGCGATGTACTTGATACGGTAGAACTGGCAAGAATCGTATTTCCCCGTTTTGACGGGTATAAACTGACAGAGCTGAGTGAAGAGCTGAACCTGCAGCATGAAAATCCTCACAGGGCTGACAGTGACGCGGAAGTGACCGCTTTGATCTTCCTGCATATGCTTGAGAAGCTGAAGCGGCTCCCTCTGCCTGTTCTAAAAGCGATCAGGCGGTTATCCTGGCACTTGATCAGCGACGCGCAGGAGCTTTTGGACCGTTTGATTCATGAGAAGGATAGCCGAGCAGAACTTGAAGCAGGCTATATAAAGACCGGTTCATTTGTGATTAAAGAGCCTGTGCAAACAATGGAAGAGCGCGGGGAAGAACGCGAACCCTTCAATGCTGATCCGCTGATTTGGGAAGAGGACGGCGGCCTTCGCTCATTGCTTGAGCATTTTGAAAATAGAAGAGGGCAAACCAAAATGATGAAAGAGGTTTGGACCGCTTTTGATCATCATGAGCATGTCCTGATTGAAGCTGCTGCGGGAATCGGCAAAACGATCGGATATCTCGTACCTGCAGCCCTGCGCGCCAGACAGACCGGAAAACCGGTCGTCATCAGCACCTTTACAACATTGTTGCAGCAGCAAATTTTAACCCGGGATATCCCGCTTTTGGAGCAGGTCTTTCCGTTTCCGATCAAGGCGGCGGTTTTGAAAGGGCGCTCCCATTATATATCGATTCACAAATTCGAGCATATTTTGCAGGAGGAAGATGATAATTACGATGCCGTTCTCGCCAAGGCGCAAATCCTTGTTTGGCTTACCGATACTGAAACGGGAGACTTGTCTGAACTCAATCTGCCCTCCGGAGGCAAACTGCTTTGGGACAGAATCTCATATGATGATCGATCATTTGCGCGCAACGCTCCGTTAAGGGAATACTGTTTTTATGAACGGGCCAAAGCGAAGGCTAAACAAGCCGATCTCATTATTACCAACCATGCCCTCCTGTTGACTGACGAAGCGAATAAACGCACCATGCACGCGGATACGGTGATCATTGATGAAGCCCACCACTTTGAACGGGTAGCGGGTGAACAGTTTGGCGCGAGGGCCGACTATGTTTCATTGCACAAAAAACTGATGCAGCTCGGCACCTTGAAGCAGAAAGGGCTGTTAAAAAAAGCCGAGCGGCTGTTTCGGTCCGCCGGCTTCACTTCAGAGTCCTTCTTTCAAATGGATGAATGGCTCAGTCAGCTTCTCGAAGAAAGCGATATGTTCTTTACTTCAGTCCATTCTTTTGTTAAACGCAGGAAACCAAAAAACGATCTGAATCGTCTTCTTTATAAGGTCGGAAAAGAACAGGGCAGGGCGTGGAACAGGCTTGAGGAAGGAGCCAGAAGGCTGTGTGCCATGCTGTTTGATATGCACGGGCTGTTTGTCGAGCAAATGGAAAAGCTTTCTGAGCAAAAGTCTTCTTTTACGAGCCGTCAGGCGTTTCTTTTGGAAGAATACCAATCGTGCATGGTCTATCTCGAGGAATACGGAAAAAAGCTCGGCCGTTTGTTTTTTGATCCTGCAGAAGATGAAGTCGTCTGGATTGAAATCGATGCAAAAGGGGCCAAAAATGCCGCATCGGTTTATGCACAGCCGCTTGATGCTGGCGAATTGCTCGCCGATCGTTTTTTCACCGAGAAAAAGAGCGTTGTTCTGACTTCGGCGACCCTCGTTGTGGAAAACTCATTCAGCTATATGATTAAAAAGCTTGGTTTAAACGATTTCTATCCGAGGACATTGCAAATCGAGTCGCCTTTTTCTTATGATAAGCGTATGAAAATCTTGATTCCAACCGACATCAGTCCGATCAATGATCATCCTGAAAGCTATATTCATGACGTTTCCCGGTCCATTAAATCGCTGGCCAGACAGCAGAACGCGAAAACGCTCGTTTTGTTTACGTCTCATGACATGCTGCGCTCGGTATATCAGGAATTGAAAAATGATGATGACTTTCCTTGTCAATTGCTGGCTCAGGGCATTTCAGGCGGAAGTCCTGTCAAGATCATGAAACTGTTCAAATCATATCAGCATGCCGTTCTTCTCGGCACCAATCATTTTTGGGAAGGTGTTGACTTTCCCGGTGATGAACTGACAACGCTGATCATCGCCAGGCTCCCTTTCAGACCGCCTGACCATCCGGTGGAATCGGCGAAGTGTGAAAGGGCGAAGCGAATGGGGGAAAGCCCGTTTCAAGCTGTTTCTTTGCCCGAAGCGGTTTTAACCTTCAGGCAGGGAATCGGAAGGCTCCTCCGTACTGAGGAAGACAGCGGTACAGTCGTCATCCTTGACCGCAGAATCCGGACATCATCATACGGCAGAGTATTTTTGCAGGCGCTGCCTCCCGCTTCAATCGAAGAGCCGACGCTTCTTGAGCTGGAAGACTATGTCTTCAGGACTTAA
- a CDS encoding CCA tRNA nucleotidyltransferase, with amino-acid sequence MEDLFRKALPLLHELEKHGWQAYFVGGAVRDTHMNRSVGDVDIATDAPPEEIENIFPKTIDVGKEHGTIIVLMDGESYEVTTFRAELEYEDFRRPSGVKFIKSLKEDLKRRDLTINAMAMDAEGRLIDYFGGLHDIKEKLIQTVGDPAERFHEDALRMLRALRFMSQLEFRLSPNTKQAIFENSGLLAHISTERKTAEFEKLLKGKAAGQALKAAAETGLFRELPGLDGKKEDIQAAGRFPFFKLERRADIWAAFVILMSIDPADAHGFLKEWKLPGKVIKQAVQTAARIGQKWDVASMYEAGEETLISALTIQMLNECREVDQRRLAEVRQAYEALPIKSLKDLAVTGGDLVNFRKKAPGKWVSEDLKRIEQAVLHGKLANRKKAIEEWLKGCNQT; translated from the coding sequence ATGGAGGATCTCTTTCGAAAAGCTCTTCCTCTCCTTCATGAGCTGGAAAAGCACGGCTGGCAGGCATATTTTGTCGGCGGAGCGGTGAGGGACACGCATATGAACCGGTCCGTCGGCGATGTGGATATCGCAACAGACGCACCTCCGGAAGAAATTGAAAACATTTTTCCGAAAACGATTGATGTCGGCAAAGAACACGGGACGATCATTGTGCTGATGGATGGTGAGTCTTATGAAGTGACAACATTTCGCGCTGAGCTTGAATATGAGGATTTCAGAAGGCCGAGCGGCGTTAAGTTCATCAAATCGCTGAAGGAAGATTTGAAGCGGCGCGATTTGACGATCAATGCGATGGCCATGGATGCTGAAGGACGGCTGATCGATTATTTCGGCGGCCTTCACGATATCAAGGAAAAGCTGATTCAAACCGTTGGCGACCCGGCGGAGCGCTTTCATGAAGATGCGCTCCGCATGCTGCGGGCGCTTCGTTTTATGAGCCAGCTTGAATTTAGGCTTTCGCCGAACACAAAACAGGCGATTTTTGAAAACAGCGGGCTTTTGGCGCATATTTCCACAGAACGGAAAACGGCTGAATTTGAAAAGCTTTTAAAAGGAAAAGCGGCTGGACAGGCGCTAAAAGCGGCAGCTGAAACAGGCCTTTTCAGAGAACTCCCGGGACTGGACGGTAAAAAAGAAGACATCCAGGCTGCCGGCCGTTTTCCTTTTTTCAAACTTGAAAGAAGAGCGGACATCTGGGCGGCCTTCGTGATTCTAATGTCAATCGATCCTGCCGATGCACACGGCTTTTTAAAAGAGTGGAAGCTGCCCGGCAAAGTCATCAAACAAGCGGTGCAGACCGCGGCCCGGATCGGGCAGAAGTGGGATGTGGCCTCCATGTATGAAGCGGGGGAAGAGACGCTGATTTCCGCCTTGACGATTCAAATGCTGAATGAGTGCCGTGAAGTCGATCAGCGCCGTTTAGCTGAAGTGAGGCAGGCGTACGAGGCGCTTCCGATCAAAAGTCTGAAAGATTTGGCCGTAACCGGCGGGGATCTCGTCAACTTCAGGAAAAAAGCGCCTGGAAAATGGGTATCTGAAGATTTAAAACGAATTGAGCAGGCCGTACTGCACGGGAAACTTGCCAATCGAAAAAAAGCCATAGAGGAGTGGCTAAAAGGATGCAATCAAACTTAA
- the tseB gene encoding cell wall elongation/penicillin-binding protein regulator TseB — protein MGKKTLIFILIFGIIFVTAILTGANVYQTAMSQKESGHEEAAETAKKEAGLKEVDNVETFVGKEKQYIVIGKNKKGEKMYVWVPADKKQKTIVKNASDGITSRQAAKAVQDKGLMSSLQEVHLAREGNVLLWEVTYLNQDGQYSLSYVDFINGKIHKNITP, from the coding sequence ATGGGCAAAAAAACATTAATTTTCATACTGATATTTGGTATTATCTTTGTAACGGCCATTCTTACGGGGGCGAATGTCTACCAGACAGCAATGAGCCAAAAGGAAAGCGGCCATGAAGAAGCTGCTGAAACGGCGAAAAAGGAAGCCGGCTTAAAAGAAGTTGACAATGTAGAAACATTTGTCGGCAAAGAAAAGCAGTACATCGTCATAGGCAAAAATAAAAAAGGCGAAAAAATGTACGTTTGGGTACCGGCTGACAAAAAGCAGAAAACGATAGTTAAAAACGCATCGGATGGCATCACAAGCCGCCAGGCCGCAAAAGCGGTCCAGGATAAAGGTCTGATGTCATCGCTTCAAGAGGTGCACTTGGCAAGGGAAGGCAATGTGCTATTGTGGGAAGTTACATACTTAAATCAAGATGGGCAGTACAGTTTAAGTTATGTGGACTTTATAAACGGAAAAATTCACAAAAATATTACGCCATAA
- the bshA gene encoding N-acetyl-alpha-D-glucosaminyl L-malate synthase BshA has product MKKLKIGITCYPSVGGSGIIATELGKLLAEKGHEIHFITSSIPHRLNKVYSNIYFHEVEVNQYAVFKYPPYDLALASKMAEVAKREQLDVLHAHYAVPHAISAFLAKQMLDGNIKTVTTLHGTDITVLGYDPSLKDLIKFAIESSDRVTAVSSALAAQTYDLIKPDKKIETIYNFVDERVYVKQDRHSLKEQYGISPEEKVVIHVSNFRQVKRVQDVIHVFSRIVKHLQAKLLLVGDGPEMTVICQLVRQLGLKDDVLFLGKQDSLEELYAISDLKLLLSEKESFGLVLLEAMACGVPCIGTNIGGIPEVIKDGTSGYLVNVGDVDDAAEKAVRLLTDDGLHHRFAQAALKNIKERFSSGSIISQYEDIYQQLIEEESDNGGSLSKSSSSPS; this is encoded by the coding sequence ATGAAAAAACTAAAAATCGGAATCACGTGTTATCCGAGCGTCGGCGGATCAGGCATCATCGCGACAGAACTCGGCAAGCTGCTGGCGGAAAAAGGACATGAAATCCATTTTATTACATCAAGCATTCCGCACAGGCTCAATAAAGTGTATTCCAATATCTATTTTCATGAAGTCGAAGTCAATCAATATGCCGTGTTTAAGTACCCGCCGTATGATTTGGCTTTGGCCAGCAAAATGGCGGAAGTGGCAAAACGTGAACAGCTTGATGTTCTGCATGCCCATTACGCGGTGCCTCACGCGATTTCCGCTTTCCTGGCAAAACAAATGCTTGACGGAAATATCAAAACGGTTACGACTTTGCACGGCACAGATATTACCGTTCTCGGATACGACCCGTCTTTAAAGGATCTGATCAAATTTGCGATCGAATCCTCCGACCGCGTAACGGCGGTCTCATCGGCTCTCGCGGCCCAGACGTATGATTTAATCAAGCCGGACAAAAAAATCGAAACCATCTACAACTTTGTCGATGAACGCGTTTATGTCAAACAGGACCGTCATTCTTTAAAAGAGCAGTACGGGATTTCCCCTGAGGAAAAAGTGGTCATCCATGTTTCGAATTTCAGACAGGTCAAGCGCGTTCAGGATGTCATCCATGTGTTCAGCCGTATTGTCAAACACTTGCAAGCGAAGCTGCTTCTTGTCGGTGATGGACCTGAAATGACGGTCATCTGTCAGCTCGTCCGGCAGCTCGGTTTAAAAGACGATGTCCTTTTTCTCGGGAAACAGGACAGTCTTGAAGAGCTTTACGCGATCAGCGATTTAAAGCTGCTTCTCTCTGAAAAGGAAAGTTTCGGTCTTGTCCTGCTCGAAGCGATGGCTTGCGGTGTTCCTTGTATCGGCACAAATATCGGAGGCATCCCGGAAGTAATTAAAGACGGAACCTCCGGTTATTTGGTGAATGTCGGAGATGTTGATGATGCGGCTGAAAAGGCGGTTCGACTTTTAACAGATGACGGTCTGCATCATCGTTTTGCACAAGCAGCGCTGAAAAACATTAAGGAGCGTTTTTCTTCCGGCAGCATCATCAGCCAGTATGAGGATATTTATCAACAATTGATAGAGGAGGAGTCGGATAATGGAGGATCTCTTTCGAAAAGCTCTTCCTCTCCTTCATGA
- the panC gene encoding pantoate--beta-alanine ligase, with translation MIEIHRAKDIQNLTTSYRKEGKTIGFVPTMGFLHEGHMSLVKEARKHNDIVVMSIFVNPLQFGPGEDFEAYPRDIERDRKLAKAGGVDILFTPSAADIYPQESTVIVNVKKRTDVLCGRSREGHFDGVATVLTKLFNLTAPTRVYFGMKDAQQVAVVDGLITDFFMDIELVPVETMREEDGLAKSSRNVNLNADERKEAPALYEALKRGARLIREGERDPEAVKKEVRLHIEKTSGVIDYADVYSYPDLEKRETLAGKIIIAVAVQFSKARLIDNIIVDIPLDRKED, from the coding sequence ATGATTGAAATCCACCGCGCAAAAGATATACAAAACTTGACAACATCATACCGGAAAGAAGGAAAAACAATCGGCTTTGTGCCGACAATGGGATTTCTTCATGAAGGCCACATGTCGCTTGTGAAAGAAGCGCGAAAACACAATGACATCGTGGTCATGAGCATTTTCGTCAATCCTCTGCAATTCGGCCCGGGTGAAGATTTTGAAGCTTATCCAAGAGATATTGAAAGAGACAGGAAGCTGGCCAAAGCAGGCGGAGTGGATATATTGTTCACGCCAAGCGCGGCGGATATCTACCCACAGGAATCAACCGTCATCGTCAATGTGAAAAAAAGAACGGATGTCCTTTGCGGACGGTCAAGGGAAGGGCATTTCGACGGTGTTGCAACCGTCTTGACGAAGCTGTTCAACCTCACGGCTCCGACAAGGGTTTATTTTGGAATGAAGGATGCTCAACAGGTGGCAGTTGTTGACGGATTGATCACTGATTTCTTTATGGATATTGAGCTCGTTCCGGTTGAAACGATGCGTGAGGAAGACGGGCTTGCCAAAAGCTCCCGCAATGTCAATCTGAATGCGGATGAACGAAAGGAAGCGCCCGCTCTTTATGAAGCGCTCAAGCGCGGAGCCCGGCTGATTCGGGAAGGGGAACGGGACCCGGAGGCCGTTAAGAAAGAGGTCCGCCTTCATATAGAAAAAACAAGCGGTGTCATCGATTATGCAGATGTTTATTCCTATCCCGATCTGGAAAAACGGGAAACACTGGCTGGAAAAATCATCATAGCGGTTGCCGTTCAATTTTCAAAGGCCCGCTTAATTGATAATATCATCGTCGATATCCCGTTGGATCGAAAGGAGGATTGA
- the panB gene encoding 3-methyl-2-oxobutanoate hydroxymethyltransferase, with product MKTKLDFLKMKQHGEPIVMLTAYDCPAAKLAEQAGVDMILVGDSLGMVVLGLDSTVYVTVEDMIHHTKAVKRGAKDTFIVTDMPFMSYHCSQESALKNAMKIVQESGADALKLEGGDGVFDTIAALTRGGIPVVGHLGLTPQSVGVLGGYKVQGKDEESARKLIDDSRRCEEAGAIALVLECVPAALAERIAKELTIPVIGIGAGAGTDGQVLVYHDVLGHGVSRTPKFVKQYAQIDQPIEAALTGYVKDVRNRFFPEDAHSFRIDHEVLEGLYGGKSS from the coding sequence ATGAAGACAAAACTTGATTTTTTAAAAATGAAACAGCACGGGGAGCCAATCGTCATGCTGACGGCTTATGACTGTCCGGCGGCGAAACTTGCCGAACAAGCCGGAGTGGACATGATCCTTGTCGGCGATTCTCTTGGAATGGTCGTTCTCGGTCTTGATTCGACTGTCTATGTCACTGTCGAGGACATGATTCATCACACAAAGGCCGTCAAACGCGGGGCAAAGGATACATTCATCGTCACGGATATGCCTTTTATGTCCTACCACTGCTCACAGGAAAGTGCACTGAAAAACGCGATGAAAATCGTGCAGGAAAGCGGTGCCGATGCCTTGAAGCTTGAAGGCGGTGACGGTGTGTTTGACACGATTGCGGCTTTGACTAGGGGCGGAATCCCGGTGGTCGGCCATTTGGGCCTGACACCTCAATCCGTCGGCGTTCTCGGAGGCTATAAAGTCCAGGGGAAAGACGAAGAAAGCGCTCGGAAACTAATAGATGACAGCCGGCGCTGTGAAGAAGCAGGAGCGATTGCACTCGTTCTTGAGTGCGTCCCGGCGGCGCTTGCCGAACGGATCGCAAAAGAGCTCACCATTCCGGTCATCGGCATTGGAGCCGGCGCAGGTACGGACGGACAGGTTCTCGTCTACCATGATGTGCTCGGACACGGAGTCAGCCGGACGCCTAAATTTGTAAAACAGTATGCGCAAATCGATCAGCCGATTGAAGCAGCGCTTACCGGTTATGTTAAAGATGTGAGAAACCGCTTTTTTCCCGAAGACGCGCATTCCTTCCGCATCGACCATGAAGTGCTGGAAGGATTATACGGAGGCAAATCATCATGA
- a CDS encoding YpmA family protein: protein MDNKIEILSTVSVQHSEDLYKIVDLLNRTLKRDDLMFGLALDEEDQKQAIFTIYRT from the coding sequence ATGGACAATAAAATTGAAATTCTTTCAACCGTCAGTGTGCAGCACTCAGAAGATCTTTACAAAATCGTCGATCTGTTAAACCGGACGCTCAAACGGGATGATTTAATGTTTGGACTCGCCCTTGACGAAGAGGATCAAAAACAGGCCATTTTTACAATTTATCGTACATAG
- a CDS encoding biotin--[acetyl-CoA-carboxylase] ligase — MQSNLRKKLIQLFTEADGEFISGQKISEELGCSRTAVWKHIEDLRKSGYELEAVRKLGYKMKKKPDKISENEIRLGLKTEKMGQTIYFQDVVASTQKIAHELANNGAAEGTIVVADKQTEGRGRMARGWHSPKGNGVWMSIILRPEIPVQKTPQLTLLAAVALVQAIEEATGISAEIKWPNDILIGGKKAVGILTELQAEADQVHSVIVGTGINVNQLRGDFPEELQETATSLRLSGGKKVDRAALIQTILLTFEKRYRDYLTHGFQPIKLLWESYALSLHRELTARTLNGTFHGKALGIDDEGVLLLETSEGIQKIYSADIEISPS; from the coding sequence ATGCAATCAAACTTAAGGAAAAAACTGATTCAATTGTTTACAGAAGCTGACGGTGAATTTATTTCGGGCCAGAAAATCAGCGAGGAGCTCGGCTGTTCCAGAACGGCGGTCTGGAAGCATATCGAGGACTTAAGAAAATCGGGTTACGAGCTGGAAGCCGTCCGAAAGCTCGGCTACAAAATGAAAAAAAAGCCTGATAAAATCAGCGAAAACGAAATCAGACTCGGCTTAAAAACGGAAAAAATGGGACAAACCATTTATTTTCAAGACGTCGTGGCTTCAACTCAAAAAATCGCACATGAACTGGCGAACAACGGTGCCGCGGAAGGAACGATCGTCGTCGCCGACAAGCAGACCGAAGGAAGGGGAAGAATGGCGAGAGGCTGGCATTCTCCTAAAGGGAACGGCGTTTGGATGAGCATCATCCTCAGGCCGGAAATCCCTGTGCAAAAAACGCCGCAGCTGACCCTTTTGGCCGCAGTCGCCCTTGTTCAGGCGATCGAAGAAGCAACCGGCATCAGCGCGGAAATCAAATGGCCGAACGATATTTTAATCGGCGGCAAAAAAGCGGTCGGAATTCTGACTGAGCTTCAGGCCGAGGCCGACCAGGTTCATTCCGTCATTGTCGGAACGGGGATCAATGTCAATCAGCTGAGAGGCGATTTCCCGGAAGAATTGCAGGAGACGGCCACAAGCCTCCGGCTTTCAGGCGGCAAAAAGGTCGACAGGGCGGCCTTGATTCAGACGATTCTTTTAACATTTGAAAAACGGTACAGAGACTATCTTACCCACGGTTTTCAGCCGATCAAGCTGTTGTGGGAAAGCTACGCTCTATCATTGCACCGCGAATTGACGGCGAGGACGCTGAATGGAACGTTTCACGGCAAAGCGCTCGGCATAGACGATGAGGGAGTTCTGCTTCTGGAAACAAGTGAAGGCATACAAAAAATATACTCCGCCGATATCGAAATCAGTCCTTCTTAG